In Pseudoduganella albidiflava, a single window of DNA contains:
- a CDS encoding LacI family DNA-binding transcriptional regulator, which produces MATIKDVARLAGVGLGTASRVVSGKGAVSPATQAKVRAAIEALDFRPSHAARALLSGYSKMIGVYIPILKGTFYTPILQMIDIELRANGLHMVVAFGVGQGDALRQAVEGIEFLLERGCDGIISMSNILGDEDIAALGARGANIVVVNNATSGLGEQAFQVDHRKGGALAAETLLAQGHRQIAVIAGPADAPDNVERVDGFLKALKKAGIDTGGLWIAASDFSPEGGFACARELLASKYAFTALFCANDEMAVGALSHFQEAGIAVPRDVSVLGYDDTPSAEFSAPRLTSVHIPWRDVVKAGLNALLNRCYDGDRPVARRYPISVTHRASLGPAPAPKVRKRGK; this is translated from the coding sequence GTGGCAACCATCAAGGACGTGGCCCGGCTGGCGGGCGTGGGACTCGGCACGGCATCGCGCGTGGTCAGCGGCAAGGGCGCGGTATCGCCGGCCACGCAGGCCAAGGTGCGCGCGGCGATCGAAGCGCTGGATTTCCGGCCCTCGCACGCGGCGCGCGCGCTGCTGTCCGGCTATTCGAAGATGATCGGCGTGTATATCCCGATCCTGAAAGGCACGTTCTACACGCCGATCCTGCAGATGATCGACATCGAGCTGCGCGCCAACGGCCTGCACATGGTGGTGGCGTTCGGCGTGGGGCAGGGTGACGCGTTGCGCCAGGCGGTCGAAGGCATCGAGTTCCTGCTGGAGCGCGGCTGCGACGGCATCATCTCGATGAGCAACATCCTGGGCGACGAGGATATCGCGGCGCTGGGCGCGCGGGGCGCCAACATCGTGGTCGTCAACAACGCCACCAGCGGGCTGGGCGAACAGGCCTTCCAGGTCGACCACCGCAAGGGTGGCGCGCTGGCCGCGGAAACGCTGCTGGCGCAAGGGCACCGCCAGATCGCCGTGATCGCCGGCCCGGCGGACGCGCCGGACAACGTGGAGCGCGTCGACGGCTTCCTCAAGGCGCTGAAGAAGGCCGGCATCGATACCGGCGGGCTGTGGATCGCCGCGAGCGACTTTTCGCCGGAAGGCGGGTTCGCCTGCGCCAGGGAATTGCTGGCATCGAAATACGCCTTCACGGCGCTGTTCTGCGCCAACGACGAGATGGCCGTGGGCGCGCTGTCGCACTTCCAGGAAGCCGGCATCGCCGTCCCGCGCGACGTGTCGGTGCTCGGCTACGACGACACGCCCAGCGCCGAGTTTTCCGCGCCGCGGCTCACGTCCGTGCACATTCCGTGGCGCGACGTGGTGAAGGCGGGCCTGAACGCGCTGCTGAACCGCTGCTACGATGGCGACCGGCCGGTGGCGCGGCGCTACCCGATCAGTGTCACGCATCGCGCGTCGCTGGGGCCGGCGCCGGCGCCCAAGGTGCGCAAACGCGGCAAATAG
- a CDS encoding glycoside hydrolase family 5 protein has translation MSFQIMQELEETMRKHMMAALIATAALMPAAQGAPAWASLPMLHTEGTKWVGADGRQAILRGTNLGNWLINEFWMMELDKSSGVEDQCTLEAVLDRRFGHAERERLFKVFRDNWITTRDWDLMQRHGLNVVRLPFIHSVIEDEKKPRTLRADAWRYLDDAIDQAEKRGMYVVLDLHGAAGSQGIEHHSGCAGRNEYWSVPDNQVRTEWLWQQIATRYRDRGGVAGYSVLNEPWGTDPDTMAANVRRLYQAIRAVDPNHVIILPGHSKNGIDAYGKPGDHGMRNVAFEMHPYPGHFGWGKPGLKVHRDWLACAPGEGDTVCKWDERLRRLDTAFFVGEMQPWAMMGLELGGQVARASFDTYAKYGWAATAWSWKVVTQQGGQGNGKWGFVTNAAVAAVAAVAPPAAKAPIVFTSAPKADIEALFRSFGTQPYALHEPLLRWLTTSTPRDIREIHDQ, from the coding sequence ATGTCATTCCAAATCATGCAGGAACTGGAGGAGACGATGCGAAAGCACATGATGGCGGCGCTGATCGCCACGGCCGCGCTGATGCCGGCGGCACAGGGCGCGCCGGCCTGGGCGTCACTGCCGATGCTGCACACCGAAGGCACGAAGTGGGTCGGCGCCGATGGCCGGCAGGCGATCCTGCGTGGCACCAACCTGGGCAACTGGCTGATCAACGAGTTCTGGATGATGGAGCTCGACAAGTCCAGCGGCGTGGAAGACCAGTGCACGCTCGAGGCGGTGCTGGACAGGCGTTTCGGCCATGCGGAACGGGAGCGGCTATTCAAGGTGTTTCGCGATAACTGGATCACCACCCGCGACTGGGACCTGATGCAGCGGCACGGCCTGAACGTGGTGCGGCTGCCGTTCATCCACAGCGTGATCGAGGACGAAAAGAAGCCGCGTACCCTGCGCGCCGATGCATGGCGCTACCTCGACGACGCTATCGACCAGGCCGAGAAGCGCGGCATGTACGTGGTGCTCGACCTGCATGGCGCCGCCGGCAGCCAGGGGATCGAACACCACAGCGGCTGCGCCGGCCGCAATGAATACTGGAGCGTGCCGGACAACCAGGTGCGCACCGAATGGCTGTGGCAGCAGATCGCCACGCGCTACAGGGACCGCGGCGGCGTGGCCGGCTACAGCGTGCTCAATGAACCGTGGGGCACCGATCCGGACACCATGGCGGCCAATGTGCGCCGGCTGTACCAGGCGATCCGCGCCGTCGATCCGAACCACGTGATCATCCTGCCCGGCCACAGCAAGAACGGCATCGATGCCTATGGCAAGCCGGGCGACCACGGCATGCGCAACGTGGCCTTTGAAATGCACCCGTATCCCGGCCACTTCGGCTGGGGCAAGCCCGGCCTGAAAGTGCACCGCGACTGGCTCGCGTGCGCTCCCGGCGAAGGCGACACGGTGTGCAAATGGGATGAGCGGCTGCGCCGGCTGGACACCGCGTTCTTCGTCGGCGAGATGCAGCCATGGGCCATGATGGGCCTGGAGCTGGGCGGCCAGGTCGCGCGCGCCTCGTTCGACACCTATGCGAAGTACGGCTGGGCCGCCACCGCATGGTCGTGGAAGGTCGTCACGCAGCAGGGCGGGCAGGGCAACGGCAAATGGGGCTTCGTGACCAATGCGGCTGTTGCGGCTGTTGCGGCCGTTGCACCGCCGGCCGCGAAAGCGCCGATCGTGTTCACCAGCGCGCCGAAAGCCGACATCGAGGCGCTGTTCCGTTCGTTCGGCACGCAACCCTATGCACTGCACGAGCCGCTGCTGCGCTGGCTCACCACTTCGACTCCCCGCGACATCCGAGAAATCCATGACCAATAA
- a CDS encoding GH1 family beta-glucosidase, which yields MTNNVHDTALARGGFPADFIWGTSTSSYQIEGARHEDGRVDSIWDTFSAQPGRIRDGSSGTIACDHYHRWPEDLDIARGLGTNAYRFSIAWPRIFGAGGAPNTKGLDFYDRLVDGMLARGLQPWPTLYHWDLPQALQERGGWMARDVVHHFTDYVDAVTRRLGDRVPQWITHNEPWCTAMHGHMDGMHAPGIRDVASALQASHHVLLSHGLAVPVIRANVPGARVGAALSLHPIRPASDSPEDIAAAHRHDGLRNRWFLDPLFGKGYPRDVLEAVRDAAPRIEAGDLEAIAAPTDFTGLNYYFPEVIAAAPGEGPLHARVVHREGVERTAFGWEVAPQGMARLLERIHAEYRPKAIYVTENGSCYDDAVEDGQVHDAQRTSYLARHLAALKATIAQGVPVAGYFAWSLLDNFEWAEGYTRRFGLTYVDFATQQRILKDSGKWYRAFLGGTPAVSKFPQA from the coding sequence ATGACCAATAACGTACACGACACCGCGCTGGCGCGCGGCGGCTTCCCCGCCGATTTCATCTGGGGTACTTCCACGTCTTCCTACCAGATCGAAGGGGCCCGCCATGAAGATGGCCGCGTCGACTCGATCTGGGATACCTTCAGTGCCCAGCCGGGCCGCATCCGCGACGGTTCCAGCGGGACCATCGCCTGCGACCACTACCACCGCTGGCCGGAAGACCTCGACATCGCGCGCGGCCTCGGCACCAACGCCTACCGCTTCTCGATCGCCTGGCCGCGCATCTTCGGCGCCGGCGGCGCGCCGAACACGAAAGGCCTCGACTTCTACGACCGCCTGGTCGACGGCATGCTGGCGCGCGGCCTGCAGCCGTGGCCCACGCTGTACCACTGGGACTTGCCGCAGGCGCTGCAGGAACGTGGCGGCTGGATGGCGCGCGACGTCGTCCACCATTTCACCGACTACGTGGATGCCGTCACGCGCCGTCTGGGCGACCGCGTGCCGCAATGGATCACGCACAACGAGCCATGGTGCACGGCGATGCACGGGCACATGGACGGCATGCATGCGCCGGGCATCCGCGACGTGGCGTCGGCGCTGCAGGCCAGCCACCATGTGCTGCTGTCGCACGGCCTGGCGGTACCCGTCATCCGCGCCAACGTTCCCGGTGCCCGCGTCGGCGCGGCACTGAGCCTGCATCCGATCCGCCCTGCCAGCGACAGTCCGGAGGATATCGCCGCCGCGCACCGGCACGACGGCTTGCGCAACCGCTGGTTCCTCGACCCGCTGTTCGGCAAGGGCTATCCGCGCGACGTGCTGGAGGCTGTGCGCGATGCGGCGCCGCGCATCGAAGCCGGCGACCTGGAAGCGATCGCCGCGCCGACCGACTTCACGGGCCTGAACTACTACTTCCCCGAAGTGATCGCGGCCGCGCCGGGCGAAGGGCCGCTGCACGCGCGGGTGGTGCACCGCGAGGGCGTGGAACGCACGGCGTTCGGCTGGGAAGTGGCGCCGCAAGGCATGGCGCGGCTGCTCGAGCGCATCCACGCGGAATACAGGCCAAAGGCGATCTACGTGACGGAAAACGGTTCGTGCTACGACGACGCGGTGGAAGACGGGCAGGTGCACGACGCGCAACGCACGTCGTACCTGGCGCGGCACCTTGCCGCGCTGAAGGCCACCATCGCGCAAGGCGTGCCGGTGGCCGGCTACTTCGCCTGGAGCCTGCTCGACAACTTCGAATGGGCGGAAGGCTACACGCGCCGCTTCGGTCTTACCTACGTCGATTTCGCCACCCAGCAGCGCATCCTCAAGGACAGCGGCAAGTGGTACCGGGCCTTCCTGGGCGGTACCCCGGCCGTGTCGAAATTCCCACAAGCGTGA
- a CDS encoding TonB-dependent receptor encodes MTHFPQRQAFCLTPMAAAIAAAALLLATGAGAQQTGTATGETAATEGVVPSVVVTGMRRSIENSIAIKRDADSIVEAVTAEDIGKLPDMSIAESIARLAGLTAQRVEGRAQVISIRGLAPDFSGTLLNGREQVSTSNNRGAEYDQYPSELINGVTVYKTPEVSLMGQGLSGTVDLQTVRPLDMPGRTIAVNVRGEKNSNGKLNEGVSDRGGRLSISYVDQFLNNTVGVAVGFAHLDAPGQQKEYKSWWWGAENNLGPDNQDVIALKGAEVTATSREMVRDGLMAVLEYRPDRNFRSALDLYYSQFDQKTTMRGAMWNSHQWSNIAYRDPVIDTIGGTRLLTGGTLVNLEPILRNDYNERKDKLAAFGWNNRYKLDRWSFESDLSYSHAKRREQVLETYAGLGPANSGITDNNFKFNIPVGAGLPVFTPSVDFTNANLMRLADVGGWGKDADLHQPRVEDKLGALKLGAKRDLEGFLRYVEGGLYFSKREKEHGDTNHYYFLKNGRAPALVSQDLLRPSTSLAFGGIPAVISYDVMGVLDKYYDRQPARPDDQALQDWGVTEKTSTGFAKVGIDTELGPVPLRGNVGVQAVHVNQESRGVAVVGGQLKAISGGASYTDFLPSMNLIFDLGRWSDAWTVRFGAAKTLARPQMSDMRAGVAGGVSQTTFEWSGSGGNPQLEPWRANSYDLSMEKYFGKRSYIAGAYFYKKLKTYIYNQQTAHDFTGFPNPSTVEPITNIGTLNRPANGAGGMVRGVELSGSLEGGMFWDPLDGIGLIASVSGTESSIHPNGPGTKEKLPGLSGVVRNITLYYEKHGFSTRVSQRYRSAYRGEVTGLFAQRSFSEILAEKQIDFQIGYAIEQGPYKGLSFLLQVNNLNNEPYQTRQGDPFASGAYAPERYTTYGRQMLLGLNYKL; translated from the coding sequence ATGACACACTTCCCGCAACGACAGGCGTTCTGCCTGACCCCCATGGCCGCCGCGATTGCCGCTGCCGCGCTGCTGCTCGCCACCGGCGCCGGCGCGCAGCAAACCGGCACGGCGACCGGCGAAACGGCGGCCACCGAAGGCGTCGTGCCATCGGTGGTCGTGACCGGCATGCGCCGCAGCATCGAGAACTCGATCGCCATCAAGCGCGATGCCGATTCGATCGTCGAAGCCGTGACGGCCGAGGACATCGGCAAGCTGCCCGACATGTCGATCGCCGAATCGATCGCGCGCCTGGCCGGCCTGACGGCGCAGCGCGTGGAAGGCCGCGCGCAGGTCATCTCGATCCGCGGCCTGGCGCCGGACTTTTCCGGCACCCTGCTGAACGGCCGCGAGCAAGTCTCCACCAGCAACAACCGCGGCGCCGAATACGACCAGTATCCATCGGAGCTGATCAACGGCGTCACCGTGTACAAGACGCCGGAAGTGTCGCTGATGGGGCAGGGCCTGTCCGGCACGGTGGACCTGCAGACGGTACGGCCGCTGGACATGCCGGGCCGCACGATCGCCGTCAACGTCCGCGGCGAGAAGAATTCCAATGGCAAGCTCAACGAGGGCGTTTCCGACCGCGGCGGCCGCCTGTCGATTTCCTATGTCGACCAGTTCCTGAACAATACCGTCGGTGTGGCCGTGGGCTTCGCGCACCTCGATGCGCCAGGCCAGCAGAAGGAATACAAGTCGTGGTGGTGGGGCGCCGAGAACAACCTGGGGCCGGACAACCAGGATGTGATCGCGCTGAAGGGTGCCGAAGTCACCGCCACCTCGCGCGAGATGGTGCGCGATGGCCTGATGGCCGTGCTGGAATACCGGCCGGACCGGAACTTCCGTTCCGCGCTGGACCTGTACTACTCCCAGTTCGACCAGAAGACCACGATGCGCGGCGCCATGTGGAATTCCCACCAGTGGAGCAATATCGCCTACCGCGATCCCGTCATCGACACCATCGGCGGCACGCGGCTGCTGACCGGCGGCACGCTGGTGAACCTGGAACCGATCCTGCGCAACGACTACAACGAGCGCAAGGACAAGCTGGCCGCCTTCGGCTGGAACAACCGCTACAAGCTCGATCGATGGTCGTTCGAAAGCGACCTGTCGTACTCGCATGCGAAACGCCGCGAGCAGGTGCTGGAAACCTATGCGGGCCTCGGTCCGGCCAACTCGGGCATCACCGACAACAACTTCAAGTTCAACATTCCCGTCGGCGCCGGCCTGCCGGTATTCACGCCGTCGGTCGACTTCACCAACGCGAACCTGATGCGGCTGGCCGACGTGGGCGGCTGGGGCAAGGATGCCGACCTGCACCAGCCCCGCGTGGAAGACAAGCTGGGCGCGCTGAAGCTGGGCGCCAAGCGCGACCTGGAAGGCTTCCTGCGCTACGTGGAAGGCGGCCTGTATTTCAGCAAGCGCGAGAAGGAACACGGCGACACCAACCATTACTACTTCCTCAAGAATGGCCGCGCCCCGGCCCTGGTGTCGCAGGACCTGCTGCGGCCTTCCACCTCGCTGGCGTTCGGCGGCATTCCCGCCGTGATCAGCTACGACGTGATGGGCGTGCTGGACAAGTACTACGACCGGCAGCCGGCGCGGCCGGACGACCAGGCGCTGCAGGACTGGGGCGTGACGGAGAAGACCTCGACAGGCTTTGCCAAGGTGGGCATCGACACGGAGCTGGGGCCGGTGCCGCTGCGCGGCAACGTGGGCGTGCAGGCGGTGCACGTGAACCAGGAATCGCGTGGCGTGGCGGTCGTCGGGGGGCAACTGAAGGCAATCAGCGGCGGCGCCAGCTATACCGATTTCCTGCCCAGCATGAACCTGATCTTCGACCTGGGCCGCTGGAGCGATGCGTGGACCGTGCGTTTCGGCGCCGCGAAGACGCTGGCGCGCCCGCAGATGTCCGACATGCGGGCCGGCGTCGCCGGCGGCGTCAGCCAGACCACGTTCGAATGGAGCGGCAGCGGCGGCAATCCGCAGCTGGAACCGTGGCGCGCCAATTCCTATGACCTGTCGATGGAAAAATACTTCGGCAAGCGCAGCTACATCGCCGGCGCCTACTTCTACAAGAAGCTCAAGACCTACATCTACAACCAGCAGACAGCCCACGACTTCACCGGCTTCCCCAATCCCTCGACGGTGGAACCGATCACCAACATCGGTACCCTCAACCGCCCGGCCAACGGCGCCGGCGGCATGGTGCGCGGCGTGGAACTTTCCGGCTCGCTGGAAGGCGGCATGTTCTGGGACCCGCTCGACGGCATCGGCCTGATCGCCAGCGTATCCGGCACGGAAAGCTCGATCCACCCGAACGGCCCGGGCACCAAGGAAAAGCTGCCCGGCCTGTCCGGCGTGGTGCGCAACATCACGCTGTACTACGAGAAGCACGGCTTCTCGACCCGCGTGAGCCAGCGCTACCGCTCCGCCTACCGGGGCGAAGTCACCGGCCTGTTCGCGCAACGGTCGTTCAGTGAAATCCTGGCCGAGAAGCAGATCGATTTCCAGATCGGCTACGCGATCGAGCAGGGGCCTTACAAGGGCCTGTCGTTCCTGCTGCAGGTGAATAACCTGAACAACGAACCGTACCAGACGCGCCAGGGCGACCCCTTCGCCAGCGGCGCCTATGCGCCGGAACGCTACACCACGTATGGCCGGCAGATGCTGCTCGGCTTGAATTACAAGCTTTAA
- a CDS encoding glycoside hydrolase family 3 protein, with the protein MKRRLTILAAAAQLLTASAMAAPAPQAPLSDWPQLKSAVAPDAQLEARVKDIVAGMTLEQKVGQMTQSEIKTTRPEDVRKYYLGSVLNGGGSWPNGSKYATPADWVKLADAFYDASMSTDMRHEIPVIWGIDAMHGNSNVLGATLFPHNIGLGAARDPKRVGEMAAAVAKAVRATGINWVFAPTLAVVRDDRWGRTYESFSEDPKIVADYAGEYVKGLQGTLKEDANVVATAKHYVGDGGTDQGKDRGVNQSTKSEMMNIHMAGYYPALEAGAQTVMASYNSWTDVAANKTYGKMHGNKELLTEVLKQKMGFDGFVVTDWNGIAEVPGCRNDSCPQAINAGIDMVMVPDDWKSFIANTVQQVKDGTIPMARIDDAVTRILRVKLRANLQKPSASVHAGKMESMQARELARKLVQESLVLLKNDGNVLPLARDRKILVVGKSADNMANQSGGWTLTWQGTDNKNSDFPNGDTILAGLKEAAPNVTFSADASGVNVADYDVVVAVIGEGPYAEGDGDIGPAGNLRHSGRYPEDLAVLKAVAGKGKPVVTVFVTGRPLYANDLLNLSDSFVAAWLPGSEGKGVADVLLRGADGKVNAPFTGKLSFSWPKGPCQAPLNVGDKNYAPLFAYGYGLEYGKAKKVGRLAEDNSTAPCGKTNAFPVFNQSDRATFPLYVQSGGERKALGADLNATHALPTLKVEVAQVNTQQDARKVTWTGPGAIEARAAAPRAVPAYAAKDGVLAFDTIVTQAPQGPVQVSIGTSSVDMAGEFTRLAGQGKKTVKIPLACFKGADLGKVDTPFRVQAQSGLVAAFANIQVIGGAAKDADAVRCAN; encoded by the coding sequence ATGAAGCGACGCTTGACCATCCTGGCCGCTGCCGCGCAGCTGCTGACCGCCAGTGCCATGGCTGCCCCCGCACCGCAGGCCCCACTGTCGGACTGGCCGCAGCTGAAGAGCGCGGTGGCGCCCGATGCGCAGCTGGAAGCGCGGGTGAAGGACATCGTGGCCGGCATGACGCTGGAACAGAAGGTCGGCCAGATGACGCAGTCCGAGATCAAGACGACCAGGCCGGAAGACGTGCGCAAGTACTACCTGGGCTCCGTGCTGAACGGCGGCGGCAGCTGGCCGAACGGCAGCAAGTACGCCACCCCGGCCGACTGGGTGAAGCTGGCCGATGCGTTCTACGATGCGTCGATGTCGACCGACATGCGGCACGAGATCCCCGTCATCTGGGGTATCGATGCCATGCATGGCAACAGCAACGTGCTGGGCGCCACGCTGTTCCCGCACAATATCGGCCTGGGCGCGGCGCGCGATCCGAAGCGGGTCGGCGAGATGGCTGCGGCAGTGGCCAAGGCCGTGCGCGCGACCGGCATCAACTGGGTGTTCGCACCCACGCTGGCCGTGGTGCGCGACGACCGCTGGGGGCGCACCTACGAGAGCTTTTCGGAGGATCCGAAGATCGTGGCCGACTATGCCGGCGAGTACGTGAAGGGCTTGCAGGGGACGCTGAAGGAAGATGCCAATGTCGTCGCCACCGCCAAGCACTACGTGGGCGATGGCGGTACCGACCAGGGCAAGGACCGCGGCGTGAACCAGTCGACGAAATCCGAAATGATGAACATCCACATGGCCGGCTACTATCCGGCGCTGGAGGCGGGTGCGCAGACCGTGATGGCGTCGTACAACAGCTGGACCGATGTCGCCGCCAACAAGACCTACGGCAAAATGCACGGCAACAAGGAACTGCTGACGGAAGTCCTCAAGCAGAAGATGGGCTTCGACGGTTTTGTCGTCACCGACTGGAACGGCATTGCCGAAGTGCCGGGCTGCCGCAACGACAGCTGCCCGCAGGCGATCAACGCCGGCATCGACATGGTGATGGTGCCGGACGACTGGAAGAGCTTCATCGCCAACACGGTGCAGCAGGTGAAGGATGGCACGATCCCGATGGCCCGCATCGACGATGCCGTGACCCGCATCCTGCGCGTGAAACTGCGCGCCAACCTGCAGAAGCCATCGGCGTCGGTCCACGCGGGCAAGATGGAATCGATGCAGGCGCGCGAACTGGCCCGCAAGCTGGTGCAGGAATCGCTCGTGCTGCTGAAAAACGACGGCAACGTGCTGCCGCTGGCGCGGGACAGGAAGATCCTGGTGGTCGGCAAGAGCGCCGACAACATGGCCAACCAGAGCGGCGGCTGGACCCTGACATGGCAGGGCACCGACAACAAGAACAGCGATTTCCCCAACGGCGACACGATCCTGGCCGGCCTGAAGGAAGCGGCACCGAACGTGACGTTCAGCGCCGATGCTTCGGGCGTCAACGTGGCCGACTACGACGTGGTGGTGGCCGTGATCGGCGAGGGGCCGTATGCCGAAGGCGATGGCGACATCGGTCCGGCCGGCAACCTGCGCCACAGCGGCCGCTATCCGGAAGACCTGGCCGTGCTGAAGGCGGTGGCCGGCAAGGGCAAGCCGGTGGTGACGGTATTCGTCACCGGCCGCCCGCTGTACGCCAACGACCTGCTGAACCTGTCGGACAGTTTCGTGGCCGCCTGGCTGCCGGGTTCCGAAGGCAAGGGCGTGGCCGACGTGCTGCTGCGCGGCGCCGATGGCAAGGTCAACGCGCCGTTCACCGGCAAGCTGTCGTTCTCGTGGCCGAAGGGCCCGTGCCAGGCGCCGCTGAACGTGGGCGACAAGAATTATGCGCCGCTGTTCGCCTATGGCTACGGCCTGGAGTATGGCAAGGCGAAGAAGGTGGGCAGGCTGGCCGAGGACAACAGCACGGCGCCGTGCGGCAAGACCAATGCCTTCCCCGTCTTCAACCAGTCCGACCGCGCCACGTTCCCGCTGTACGTGCAAAGCGGCGGCGAACGCAAGGCGCTGGGCGCGGACCTGAATGCAACGCATGCGCTGCCGACGCTGAAAGTGGAAGTGGCCCAGGTGAATACGCAGCAGGATGCCCGGAAGGTGACGTGGACGGGACCTGGCGCCATCGAGGCACGCGCCGCCGCGCCACGCGCGGTGCCGGCCTATGCCGCGAAGGATGGCGTGCTGGCGTTCGACACGATCGTTACGCAGGCTCCGCAAGGTCCGGTCCAGGTGTCGATCGGCACGTCGTCGGTCGACATGGCCGGCGAATTCACCCGCCTGGCGGGGCAGGGCAAGAAGACCGTCAAGATCCCGCTGGCCTGTTTCAAGGGTGCCGACCTGGGCAAGGTGGATACGCCGTTCCGCGTGCAGGCGCAGAGCGGACTGGTGGCGGCGTTCGCCAACATCCAGGTCATCGGCGGGGCCGCGAAGGATGCGGACGCGGTGCGCTGCGCGAACTGA
- a CDS encoding sugar MFS transporter: MEHYSRAAALPPESGTEAAGKAGNTGPLVVVTILFFMWGLLTSMNDVLIPHLKAVYTLTYVQAMLVQFCFFGAYLLVSVPAGMLIRRLGYQRGAVAGLVVAAIGCALFYPAATSGYGVFLFAFFVLAGGITVLQVAANPYVTVLGDPRTASSRLTLTQAFNSLGTTVAPTLGGMLILSGGMLGAGELAALPAAEQLAYRAREAASVQGPYLVLAGTLLLLAVLFALARLPKIVDAAGDAEQGRFGDLFAHRHLVLGTLGIFLYVGGEVSIGSFLINFLEDPKIGGMTAAQAAHYVSLYWGGAMVGRFIGFAVMRKVSPGKALAFNAAASIALIAIAVLGGGKVAMFAIIAVGLCNSIMFPTIFSMALHGLGKQTGQASGLLCMAIVGGALVPFAQGAVADAMGVQVSFVVPAACYAFILYFGLKYANLHKQ, translated from the coding sequence ATGGAACATTATTCGCGGGCGGCGGCGCTGCCGCCGGAGTCTGGCACTGAAGCAGCCGGCAAGGCAGGCAACACCGGGCCGCTGGTCGTCGTCACGATCCTGTTCTTCATGTGGGGCTTGCTGACGTCGATGAACGACGTGCTGATCCCGCACCTGAAGGCGGTGTACACGCTGACCTATGTGCAGGCGATGCTGGTGCAGTTCTGCTTCTTCGGTGCCTACCTGCTGGTGTCGGTGCCGGCCGGGATGCTGATCCGGCGCCTCGGCTACCAGCGCGGTGCGGTTGCCGGCCTCGTCGTCGCGGCCATCGGCTGTGCGCTGTTCTACCCGGCCGCCACGTCCGGCTACGGCGTGTTCCTGTTCGCCTTCTTCGTGCTGGCCGGCGGCATCACGGTATTGCAGGTGGCCGCCAATCCGTACGTGACGGTGCTGGGCGATCCGCGCACGGCGTCCAGCCGGCTGACGCTGACGCAGGCATTCAACTCGCTGGGCACGACGGTGGCGCCGACGCTGGGCGGCATGCTGATCCTGTCCGGCGGCATGCTGGGTGCCGGCGAGCTGGCCGCGCTGCCGGCCGCCGAACAGCTGGCGTACCGGGCGCGCGAAGCGGCCAGCGTGCAGGGGCCGTACCTGGTGCTGGCCGGCACGCTGTTGCTGCTGGCCGTGCTGTTCGCGCTGGCGCGTTTGCCGAAGATCGTCGATGCGGCGGGCGACGCGGAACAAGGACGGTTCGGCGACTTGTTCGCCCACAGGCACCTGGTGCTGGGCACGCTGGGCATCTTCCTGTACGTGGGGGGCGAAGTATCGATCGGCAGCTTCCTGATCAACTTCCTGGAAGACCCGAAGATCGGCGGCATGACAGCCGCGCAGGCCGCGCACTACGTCAGCCTGTACTGGGGCGGCGCGATGGTGGGCCGCTTCATCGGCTTCGCCGTGATGCGCAAGGTCAGCCCCGGCAAGGCGCTGGCGTTCAATGCCGCCGCCAGCATCGCGCTGATCGCCATCGCGGTGCTGGGCGGCGGCAAGGTGGCGATGTTCGCCATCATCGCCGTGGGGCTGTGCAATTCCATCATGTTCCCCACCATCTTCAGCATGGCGCTGCACGGCCTGGGCAAGCAGACCGGCCAGGCTTCCGGGCTGCTGTGCATGGCCATCGTGGGCGGCGCGCTGGTGCCGTTCGCGCAGGGGGCGGTGGCCGATGCGATGGGCGTGCAGGTGTCGTTCGTGGTGCCGGCGGCGTGCTATGCGTTCATCCTGTATTTTGGTCTGAAGTACGCGAATCTGCACAAGCAGTAA